A region from the Nocardioides coralli genome encodes:
- a CDS encoding TfoX/Sxy family protein, with amino-acid sequence MPKASDADKDRFRSLVTPVPGVEVKPMFGQLGAFVHGNMFAGLFGSAVGVKLDETGAAELSAVPGTGPFGPEERPMGGYLSLPEGMADTDAVAWVDRARDHVATFPPKEK; translated from the coding sequence ATGCCGAAGGCGAGCGACGCCGACAAGGACCGGTTCCGGTCGCTGGTGACCCCGGTGCCGGGCGTCGAGGTCAAGCCGATGTTCGGCCAGCTCGGCGCGTTCGTCCACGGCAACATGTTCGCCGGCCTCTTCGGGTCGGCGGTGGGCGTCAAGCTCGACGAGACCGGAGCGGCGGAGCTCTCCGCCGTCCCCGGCACCGGGCCGTTCGGACCCGAGGAGCGACCGATGGGCGGCTACCTCTCGCTGCCCGAGGGCATGGCCGACACCGACGCCGTCGCCTGGGTCGACCGCGCGCGCGACCACGTGGCGACGTTCCCGCCCAAGGAGAAGTAG
- a CDS encoding FHA domain-containing protein FhaB/FipA, which translates to MSELTLFLIRLAYLAILWIFVLSAISVVRSDMFGARVPDTGRGGGGGRARKRAKPAKAPPKRRGSPTHVLVVEGANAGERADLDQAPILIGRGTDAAIRLDDDYVSTRHARIASSHDQWFVEDLGSTNGTYVGSARITQPTTLTLGTQVRIGKTILELRK; encoded by the coding sequence ATGTCTGAGCTGACCCTGTTCCTCATCCGCCTCGCCTACCTGGCGATCCTGTGGATCTTCGTGCTCTCCGCGATCTCCGTGGTGCGCTCGGACATGTTCGGTGCGCGGGTCCCCGACACGGGGCGCGGCGGTGGCGGCGGGCGGGCCCGCAAGCGCGCCAAGCCGGCCAAGGCGCCGCCCAAGCGCCGCGGCAGCCCCACCCACGTCCTGGTGGTGGAGGGCGCCAACGCCGGTGAGCGCGCCGACCTCGACCAGGCCCCGATCCTCATCGGCCGTGGCACCGATGCCGCCATCCGGCTCGACGACGACTACGTCTCGACCCGCCACGCCCGCATCGCCTCCTCCCACGACCAGTGGTTCGTCGAGGACCTCGGCTCCACCAACGGCACCTACGTCGGGAGCGCCCGCATCACCCAGCCGACCACGCTGACCCTCGGGACCCAGGTCCGGATCGGCAAGACCATCCTCGAGCTGAGGAAGTAA
- a CDS encoding PP2C family protein-serine/threonine phosphatase, with protein sequence MRLDYAAISDVGRVRKDNQDSGYAGPHVLAVCDGVGGAARGDIASSTAISALRRLDDGPAEGEHEDDLLGQVSGALHRAHVRIGELVDDEPALAGTSTTATVALFDGSRLAMGHVGDSRAYLLRDGELSQLTKDHTFVQTLIDDGQITEEESRVHPHRNLILKAIDGIHDLEPDLFQLDVQPGDRLLFCSDGASGVLDADRLTDILGTGNADFAAVELVRASLDAGSNDNVTCIVADVSDGEVDPAVEPMLVGAAAELPRRGRGGVVGLFRGHRSGDTGEMEPVKAEIPDDIGFAIPSDPIDPEEARYAPQAPRRFGWVRRILVLMVVVGLLWMAGAAAWAWSQRQYYVSEYDGKVTIFRGLDADLPGIELSSPYEVTDLEMARLSEYDRGQVEEGIGASGLGAARRTVDNLVSTDDGSAGG encoded by the coding sequence GTGCGTCTCGACTACGCCGCGATCTCGGACGTCGGCAGGGTCCGCAAGGACAACCAGGACTCCGGGTACGCCGGACCCCACGTCCTGGCCGTCTGTGACGGCGTCGGCGGCGCCGCTCGCGGCGACATCGCCAGCAGCACCGCCATCAGCGCGCTGCGACGCCTCGACGACGGCCCCGCCGAGGGTGAGCACGAGGACGACCTGCTCGGCCAGGTCTCCGGTGCCCTCCACCGCGCCCACGTGCGGATCGGTGAGCTCGTCGACGACGAGCCCGCGCTCGCGGGCACCAGCACCACCGCCACGGTCGCGCTCTTCGACGGCAGCCGGTTGGCCATGGGCCACGTCGGCGACAGTCGTGCCTACCTGCTGCGGGACGGCGAGCTGTCCCAGCTCACCAAGGACCACACCTTCGTCCAGACCCTCATCGACGACGGCCAGATCACCGAGGAGGAGTCGCGGGTCCACCCCCACCGCAACCTCATCCTCAAGGCGATCGACGGCATCCACGACCTCGAGCCCGACCTCTTCCAGCTCGACGTGCAGCCCGGCGACCGGCTGCTGTTCTGCAGCGACGGCGCGAGCGGCGTCCTCGACGCGGACCGGCTGACCGACATCCTCGGCACCGGCAACGCCGACTTCGCGGCCGTCGAGCTCGTGCGCGCCAGCCTCGACGCCGGCAGCAACGACAACGTCACCTGCATCGTCGCCGACGTCTCCGACGGGGAGGTCGACCCCGCCGTCGAGCCGATGCTCGTCGGCGCCGCCGCCGAGCTGCCGCGCCGCGGGCGTGGCGGCGTGGTCGGCCTGTTCCGGGGTCACCGCTCCGGCGACACCGGCGAGATGGAGCCGGTGAAGGCGGAGATCCCCGACGACATCGGGTTCGCGATCCCCTCCGACCCCATCGACCCCGAGGAGGCGCGCTACGCGCCGCAGGCGCCGCGCCGCTTCGGGTGGGTCCGCCGGATCCTCGTGCTGATGGTGGTGGTCGGCCTGCTGTGGATGGCCGGTGCCGCCGCCTGGGCGTGGAGCCAGCGCCAGTACTACGTGAGCGAGTACGACGGCAAGGTCACCATCTTCCGCGGCCTCGACGCCGACCTCCCCGGGATCGAGCTGTCCTCGCCCTACGAGGTGACAGACCTGGAGATGGCTCGACTGAGCGAGTACGACCGCGGCCAGGTCGAGGAGGGCATCGGTGCCTCCGGCCTGGGCGCTGCCCGGCGTACGGTCGACAACCTGGTCTCCACCGACGACGGATCGGCCGGGGGCTGA
- a CDS encoding LacI family DNA-binding transcriptional regulator — translation MRTPVTLQSIADRVGVSRMTVSNAFSRPEKLSAELRQRILAVAEELGYVGPDPSARALARGRTGTVGLLLTDRLGEAFRDVTATGFLAAVADELSARSLSMTLITAGGEGDLVPARDVPVDGALVYVCQKDSPDVAWLVKRGLPLVTVDQETMAGTPSVNVDDRAGARAAAQHLVDLGHQRVGIVNLQPDAAPAADPEHLEAVSNPPAAERNRGWRDALVAAGVEPVTALAAFRPDGAAYQAALGLLDRPDRPTGLVCFSDGFAVQAIRAGESLGLRVPEDLSVVGFDDSPLATSMRPALTTVRQPIAEKGRLAVRALLSLMAEEAPSEDRVVLPTELVVRDSTAPAPARA, via the coding sequence GTGCGCACCCCGGTGACCCTGCAGTCGATCGCGGACCGCGTCGGCGTCAGCCGGATGACGGTGTCCAACGCCTTCTCGCGTCCGGAGAAGCTGTCCGCGGAGCTGCGCCAGCGGATCCTGGCCGTCGCCGAGGAGCTCGGGTACGTCGGCCCGGACCCCTCCGCCCGGGCGCTGGCCCGCGGTCGCACCGGCACCGTGGGCCTGCTGCTGACCGACCGGCTCGGCGAGGCGTTCCGCGACGTCACCGCGACCGGCTTCCTCGCCGCGGTGGCCGACGAGCTGTCGGCGCGCAGCCTGTCGATGACCCTCATCACCGCCGGTGGCGAGGGTGATCTCGTCCCGGCGCGCGACGTCCCGGTGGACGGCGCCTTGGTCTACGTGTGCCAGAAGGACTCCCCGGACGTCGCCTGGCTGGTCAAGCGCGGGCTGCCGCTGGTGACCGTGGACCAGGAGACGATGGCAGGCACGCCGAGCGTCAACGTCGACGACCGGGCTGGGGCTCGCGCGGCGGCCCAGCACCTGGTCGACCTCGGCCACCAGCGCGTCGGCATCGTCAACCTGCAGCCCGACGCCGCCCCGGCAGCCGACCCGGAGCACCTCGAGGCGGTCTCGAACCCACCCGCCGCCGAGCGCAACCGCGGCTGGCGCGACGCCCTGGTCGCCGCGGGGGTCGAGCCGGTGACCGCGCTGGCGGCGTTCCGACCCGACGGTGCGGCGTACCAGGCCGCCCTCGGCCTGCTGGACCGACCCGACCGGCCCACCGGCCTGGTCTGCTTCTCCGACGGCTTCGCGGTGCAGGCGATCAGGGCCGGCGAGTCCCTGGGGCTCCGCGTGCCCGAGGACCTCTCGGTGGTCGGCTTCGACGACAGCCCGCTCGCCACCAGCATGCGGCCCGCTCTCACCACCGTGCGCCAGCCGATCGCCGAGAAGGGCCGGCTCGCCGTCCGGGCCCTGCTGTCCCTGATGGCAGAGGAGGCACCGTCGGAGGACCGGGTGGTGCTCCCCACCGAGCTCGTCGTCCGCGACAGCACCGCTCCCGCCCCCGCCCGGGCCTGA
- a CDS encoding CBS domain-containing protein, protein MTTARDVMTKGTECADVGDTVTEAARRMRELGVGALPICGDDNRLKGMITDRDIVLKCVAEGMDTTEMKVADYAGDEVVTIGADDSIEEALATMSNAGVRRLPVIDGHDLVGMISQADIARNLPEEKVGDLVEAISSAPNSD, encoded by the coding sequence ATGACCACAGCACGCGACGTGATGACCAAGGGGACCGAGTGCGCCGACGTGGGTGACACCGTCACCGAGGCAGCGCGCAGGATGCGGGAGCTCGGGGTCGGGGCACTGCCCATCTGCGGGGACGACAACCGGCTCAAGGGCATGATCACCGACCGCGACATCGTGCTGAAGTGCGTCGCCGAGGGCATGGACACCACCGAGATGAAGGTCGCGGACTACGCCGGTGACGAGGTCGTGACCATCGGTGCCGACGACAGCATCGAGGAGGCACTGGCCACCATGAGCAATGCCGGCGTACGCCGGCTGCCCGTGATCGACGGGCACGACCTCGTCGGGATGATCAGCCAGGCAGACATCGCCCGCAACCTCCCCGAGGAGAAGGTCGGCGACCTGGTCGAGGCCATCTCCTCGGCACCCAACAGCGACTGA
- a CDS encoding YciI family protein produces the protein MTKYVFIYHAPMTPADATPPSEEEMQAVMKEWSDWGDKVGSGMVDFGTPLAQGTRVTPDGTSASDREVAGYTIIEADDLEAAVELAKIHPHLTMPGGCEIEVHEAQAVPGM, from the coding sequence ATGACGAAGTACGTGTTCATCTACCACGCCCCGATGACCCCTGCCGACGCGACGCCACCGAGCGAGGAGGAGATGCAGGCGGTGATGAAGGAGTGGAGCGACTGGGGCGACAAGGTCGGCAGCGGCATGGTCGACTTCGGGACCCCGCTGGCCCAGGGCACCCGCGTGACCCCCGACGGGACCTCGGCCAGCGACCGCGAGGTCGCGGGCTACACCATCATCGAGGCCGACGACCTCGAGGCCGCGGTCGAGCTGGCCAAGATCCACCCCCACCTGACCATGCCGGGCGGGTGCGAGATCGAGGTCCACGAGGCCCAGGCCGTGCCGGGGATGTGA
- a CDS encoding FhaA domain-containing protein, with the protein MGALQNFERRLEQAISGAFAKAFRSAVQPVEIAAALQRECDNNAQILSRNRRMVPNRFHVELSEPDLQRLAPYDSAMEAELRTQLQEHADNQGYVFPGEISIGFESAEDLTTGRFRIRSEAQARVRSNATHTQVRRATALVEVNGTEQPLHPGTTVVGRGTEADIRINDPGVSRRHIEFEVTGTGEHLQLRVSDLGSTNGMLVDGHRITTTGLRHGSQVKIGNTTLTVRIVTEDADV; encoded by the coding sequence GTGGGCGCACTGCAGAACTTCGAGCGACGCCTCGAGCAGGCCATCTCCGGTGCCTTCGCCAAGGCGTTCCGCAGCGCGGTGCAGCCCGTGGAGATCGCGGCCGCGCTCCAGCGCGAGTGCGACAACAACGCCCAGATCCTCTCCCGCAACCGGCGGATGGTCCCCAACCGGTTCCACGTGGAGCTCTCCGAGCCCGACCTGCAGCGGCTGGCGCCGTACGACTCCGCGATGGAGGCCGAGCTGCGCACCCAGCTCCAGGAGCACGCCGACAACCAGGGCTACGTCTTCCCCGGCGAGATCAGCATCGGCTTCGAGTCCGCCGAGGACCTCACGACCGGCCGGTTCCGGATCCGCAGCGAGGCGCAGGCGCGGGTGCGGAGCAACGCCACCCACACCCAGGTACGCCGGGCCACGGCCCTCGTCGAGGTCAACGGCACCGAGCAGCCGCTCCACCCCGGCACCACCGTGGTCGGCCGCGGCACCGAGGCCGACATCCGCATCAACGACCCGGGTGTCAGCCGTCGTCACATCGAGTTCGAGGTCACCGGTACCGGCGAGCACCTGCAGCTGCGCGTCAGCGACCTCGGCTCCACCAACGGGATGCTGGTCGACGGCCACCGGATCACCACCACCGGCCTGCGGCACGGCTCCCAGGTCAAGATCGGCAACACCACCCTGACCGTCCGGATCGTCACCGAGGACGCCGATGTCTGA
- a CDS encoding MMPL family transporter, whose translation MSDPAATPVRRPPPSLRIARALVSGRWVVIGLWAVITVGCLVFLPSPTGGGGGLRGLLSGDSPAVATELRSVELFGFPLISRTVVVQRDEDGISPYAQARTVVRAVAVDRGQAGDVAPVVGALPLTNTLGLFPGAREADTTSLTYLLFPAETPFWARTRAAQRYAERFFDPERDHVVGVTGSAPARSSQGAIIRDALPTVETITVIAIAVIVGVAFRSVVAPLLALGTAGVSLVITLRLSAYLADRFDLASPDELEPVVVALLLGVVTDYVIFFCSSMRELATTTSRGVAAEGHRVATAATVAAIARSGPIVAVAGLAVAAGTATLLAAESPFFRALGPALAFTVLVGLVVAVTLVPAVLAVLGDRVFWPSRREVPARAPRWRALLRVVPSAWPRPVVERVTASRRGAAVVLVVTIAGLASAASLVLRLDLGVSFVGALPPEEPVRATAASAQAGFADGILSPTVLLLEGEDVADERRALRRLGESLSAVPGVAGVLGPGSQPRPVERRVLTTADGDAARYLVILDDDPLGAASIRTVNRIRDQLPELTAQAGVGGVSASLAGDSGTAAFVVEQTQDDLVRIAVAAVVANLLMLLVFLRALVASVCLLATTLLSLGATLGLTGALFERVAPDQGLTFYVPFAAAVLLLAFGSDYNIFTVGHVWNGARGRTMRAAIRTVLPPAVGAVFTAGLALGGSFALLSLVPLTPFRQLAFAVGLGIVIEILVVRLLVLPALLTLLGPWAAWPGGRFGSRQREHGPEPRPAAS comes from the coding sequence ATGAGTGACCCGGCGGCCACCCCGGTACGACGGCCGCCGCCGAGCCTGCGGATCGCCCGCGCCCTGGTGTCGGGACGGTGGGTGGTGATCGGTCTGTGGGCGGTCATCACCGTGGGCTGCCTGGTCTTCCTGCCCTCCCCGACCGGGGGTGGTGGCGGGCTCCGTGGCCTCCTGTCCGGTGACTCGCCCGCGGTCGCGACCGAGCTGCGCTCCGTCGAGCTGTTCGGGTTCCCGCTCATCTCGCGCACCGTGGTGGTGCAGCGCGACGAGGACGGCATCTCTCCCTACGCGCAGGCCCGCACCGTGGTCCGTGCGGTGGCCGTGGACCGGGGCCAGGCCGGCGATGTCGCTCCCGTCGTCGGGGCTCTCCCGCTCACCAACACCCTCGGCCTGTTCCCCGGCGCCCGCGAGGCCGACACCACGTCCCTGACCTACCTGCTCTTCCCGGCGGAGACCCCCTTCTGGGCGCGGACGCGGGCGGCCCAGCGGTACGCCGAACGGTTCTTCGACCCCGAGCGCGACCACGTCGTCGGGGTGACCGGGTCTGCCCCGGCCCGGAGCTCGCAAGGAGCGATCATCCGGGACGCCCTGCCCACGGTGGAGACGATCACGGTGATCGCGATCGCCGTGATCGTGGGCGTCGCCTTCCGGTCCGTCGTCGCCCCGCTGCTCGCGCTCGGCACGGCGGGGGTGTCGCTCGTGATCACCCTGCGGCTGTCGGCGTACCTCGCCGACCGCTTCGACCTCGCCAGCCCCGACGAGCTGGAACCTGTGGTCGTCGCACTGCTGCTGGGTGTGGTGACCGACTACGTCATCTTCTTCTGCAGCTCCATGCGCGAGCTGGCGACGACCACCTCGCGGGGTGTGGCCGCGGAGGGCCACCGGGTGGCCACCGCTGCCACCGTCGCGGCCATCGCGCGGTCCGGGCCGATCGTCGCGGTCGCCGGGCTCGCGGTCGCGGCCGGGACGGCCACCCTCCTGGCCGCCGAGTCGCCGTTCTTCCGCGCGCTCGGACCGGCGCTGGCCTTCACCGTCCTCGTCGGTCTCGTCGTGGCGGTCACGCTCGTGCCCGCGGTGCTCGCCGTCCTCGGCGACCGTGTCTTCTGGCCCAGCCGCCGCGAGGTGCCGGCTCGCGCGCCGCGGTGGCGCGCACTGCTGCGCGTGGTCCCCTCCGCGTGGCCGCGCCCGGTGGTGGAACGGGTGACCGCCAGCCGTCGCGGTGCCGCCGTGGTGCTCGTGGTCACCATCGCGGGCCTCGCGTCGGCGGCGAGCCTGGTGCTGCGGCTCGACCTGGGGGTCTCCTTCGTCGGCGCCCTGCCGCCCGAGGAGCCCGTGCGCGCGACGGCGGCCAGCGCCCAGGCGGGCTTCGCCGACGGGATCCTGTCGCCGACCGTGCTTCTCCTCGAGGGCGAGGACGTGGCCGACGAGCGTCGGGCCCTGCGTCGGCTCGGCGAGTCGCTGTCGGCCGTGCCGGGGGTGGCCGGGGTCCTCGGCCCGGGCTCGCAGCCGCGGCCGGTCGAGCGCCGGGTGCTGACGACGGCGGACGGGGATGCAGCCCGCTACCTGGTCATCCTCGACGACGACCCCCTCGGGGCGGCCTCGATCCGGACGGTCAACCGGATCCGCGACCAGCTCCCGGAGCTGACGGCGCAGGCGGGGGTCGGTGGCGTCTCGGCCAGCCTGGCCGGCGACAGCGGCACCGCGGCGTTCGTCGTCGAGCAGACCCAGGACGACCTGGTGCGCATCGCGGTGGCGGCCGTGGTGGCCAACCTCCTGATGCTGCTGGTGTTCCTGCGCGCGCTCGTGGCGTCGGTGTGCCTGCTGGCCACGACGCTGCTCTCGCTCGGGGCGACGCTGGGGCTCACCGGCGCGCTCTTCGAGCGGGTGGCTCCCGACCAGGGGCTGACCTTCTACGTGCCCTTCGCGGCGGCGGTCCTGCTGCTGGCGTTCGGCTCCGACTACAACATCTTCACCGTCGGGCACGTCTGGAACGGAGCCCGTGGCCGCACGATGCGCGCCGCGATCCGGACGGTGCTGCCGCCGGCGGTCGGGGCCGTCTTCACGGCGGGCCTGGCCCTGGGTGGCAGCTTCGCGCTGCTGTCGCTGGTGCCCTTGACCCCGTTCCGGCAGCTCGCCTTCGCCGTCGGTCTGGGGATCGTGATCGAGATCCTCGTCGTCCGGCTGCTCGTGCTGCCGGCGCTCCTGACGCTGCTGGGTCCGTGGGCGGCCTGGCCGGGCGGTCGCTTCGGGTCACGCCAGCGCGAGCACGGCCCGGAGCCGCGACCAGCGGCGTCCTGA
- a CDS encoding peptidoglycan D,D-transpeptidase FtsI family protein, which translates to MNKPIRTIAVFCLLLFLALMLNATWVQYWRAGSLEDDPRNRRVQIAAFSSERGSIILGDRTPVAESDPSDDRFKFQRKYPQPLKYAHTTGWFNFFGATGVEQSQNGVLSGDDSRLFVTRLVDLFSNASSKGGSVQLTLDPRAQTAAFEGLSALGEGIEGSVVAIEPSTGKILAMVSLPTFDPNDLAGHDLETVQRRFQELDQREDEPLLNRAIQKRLAPGSTFKLVTAAAALEELDYDASSQVPGGDTYQLPLTRDDSGLIDNEGRDCGTDRIPFAQAMAQSCNTTFARLAVDVGADAMLDQAEAFGFNSDYLEDIGPQAESSFPRGMDQAQLGQTGIGQFEVQATPLQMAMVSAGIANGGTVMRPYVVDAVLTPELEVLPRTEPTELSRAVSAQTADALTELMVATVSEGTAFAAAIPGYDVAGKTGTAQSGQPDVPPFAWFTSFAPAQDPQVAVAVMIESAPGTDRGEIAGGALGGPIAKAVMEAVIRP; encoded by the coding sequence GTGAACAAGCCGATCCGCACCATCGCCGTCTTCTGCCTGCTGCTCTTCCTGGCGCTGATGCTCAACGCCACCTGGGTGCAGTACTGGCGCGCCGGGTCCCTCGAGGACGACCCCCGCAACCGTCGCGTGCAGATCGCCGCGTTCTCCAGCGAGCGCGGCTCGATCATCCTCGGCGACCGCACCCCCGTCGCCGAGAGCGACCCGTCCGACGACCGGTTCAAGTTCCAGCGGAAGTACCCCCAGCCCCTCAAGTACGCCCACACCACGGGCTGGTTCAACTTCTTCGGCGCGACCGGGGTCGAGCAGAGCCAGAACGGCGTCCTGTCCGGCGACGACTCCCGGCTCTTCGTCACCCGGCTCGTCGACCTGTTCAGCAACGCTTCCAGCAAGGGCGGCAGCGTCCAGCTGACGCTCGACCCGCGGGCCCAGACCGCCGCCTTCGAGGGGCTCTCCGCCCTCGGGGAGGGCATCGAGGGCTCCGTGGTGGCGATCGAGCCGAGCACCGGCAAGATCCTGGCGATGGTCTCGCTCCCGACCTTCGACCCCAACGACCTCGCGGGCCACGACCTCGAGACCGTCCAGCGCCGCTTCCAGGAGCTCGACCAGCGTGAGGACGAGCCCCTGCTCAACCGCGCGATCCAGAAGCGGCTCGCGCCCGGCTCGACGTTCAAGCTGGTGACGGCGGCCGCGGCGCTGGAGGAGCTCGACTACGACGCCAGCTCCCAGGTCCCCGGCGGTGACACCTACCAGCTGCCACTCACGAGGGACGACTCCGGTCTGATCGACAACGAGGGCCGCGACTGCGGGACCGACCGGATCCCGTTCGCCCAGGCGATGGCGCAGTCGTGCAACACCACCTTCGCGCGGCTCGCCGTCGACGTGGGCGCCGACGCCATGCTCGACCAGGCCGAGGCCTTCGGCTTCAACAGCGACTACCTCGAGGACATCGGCCCGCAGGCCGAGTCGAGCTTCCCCCGCGGCATGGACCAAGCCCAGCTCGGCCAGACCGGCATCGGCCAGTTCGAGGTGCAGGCCACCCCGCTGCAGATGGCGATGGTCTCGGCCGGCATCGCCAACGGCGGCACCGTGATGCGGCCCTACGTCGTCGACGCCGTGCTGACGCCCGAGCTCGAGGTGCTCCCGCGGACCGAGCCCACAGAGCTCTCGCGGGCGGTGTCCGCGCAGACCGCGGATGCCTTGACCGAGCTGATGGTCGCCACCGTCTCCGAGGGGACCGCGTTCGCCGCGGCCATCCCCGGCTATGACGTCGCCGGCAAGACCGGCACGGCGCAGAGCGGGCAGCCCGACGTCCCGCCGTTCGCCTGGTTCACCTCCTTCGCGCCGGCGCAGGACCCCCAGGTCGCGGTCGCGGTGATGATCGAGAGCGCACCCGGCACCGATCGCGGCGAGATCGCCGGTGGAGCCCTCGGCGGGCCGATCGCCAAGGCCGTCATGGAGGCGGTGATCAGGCCGTGA
- a CDS encoding FtsW/RodA/SpoVE family cell cycle protein, giving the protein MSQPTGTILGFVHRRRRGAELYLLVLALAVGLGAYAAVGLGVEGTIPANMVGYGVWLAALTVAAHVTVRFTAPYADPVLLPVVAALNGLGLAMIHRLDLAYEAAGREAGFAPRQLTWMTIGVVLFVLTLIFLRDHRVLQRFTYTSGLVAILLLLLPLVPGLGATINGAQIWIRLFGFSFQPGEVAKVLLVITFAGYLVLHRDALALAGRRLLFVDLPRGRDLGPILAMWLVSLGILVFQRDLGSSLLFFGLFLAMLYVATERPGWLVVGGTIFFGGAGILYWVSSTTGRLSHVADRVDIWLDPFRYYGEGTSDQAFQPVEAMFGMAWGGLLGRGFGNGSPERVPFAESDFIVASIGEELGLTGIIAVVLLYGFIVERALRAALVCRDGFGKLVCVGLAGVIALQVFVVIGGVTGLIPLTGLTTPFLSYGGSSLVANWVIVALLLRISDQARRPVPQLGGEDDDDEATQVVKAVRP; this is encoded by the coding sequence ATGTCGCAGCCCACCGGCACCATCCTGGGGTTCGTGCACCGCCGCCGGCGCGGTGCCGAGCTCTACCTGCTGGTGCTCGCCCTCGCGGTCGGGCTGGGGGCCTACGCGGCCGTCGGGCTGGGCGTCGAAGGCACCATCCCGGCCAACATGGTCGGCTACGGCGTCTGGCTGGCCGCGCTCACCGTCGCCGCCCACGTCACGGTCCGCTTCACCGCTCCCTACGCCGACCCGGTGCTGCTGCCGGTCGTCGCCGCCCTCAACGGGCTGGGGCTGGCCATGATCCACCGGCTCGACCTCGCCTACGAGGCAGCCGGCCGCGAGGCGGGGTTCGCCCCCCGACAGCTGACCTGGATGACCATCGGCGTCGTCCTGTTCGTCCTCACGCTCATCTTCCTGCGCGACCACCGGGTGCTGCAGCGCTTCACCTACACCTCGGGCCTGGTCGCGATCCTGCTGCTGCTGCTGCCGCTGGTGCCCGGGCTGGGCGCCACCATCAACGGCGCCCAGATCTGGATCCGGCTCTTCGGCTTCAGCTTCCAGCCCGGTGAGGTCGCCAAGGTGCTGCTGGTGATCACCTTCGCCGGCTACCTGGTGCTCCACCGCGACGCCCTCGCCCTCGCCGGCCGGCGGCTGCTCTTCGTCGACCTGCCGCGGGGCCGCGACCTCGGTCCGATCCTCGCCATGTGGCTGGTCAGCCTCGGCATCCTGGTCTTCCAGCGCGACCTCGGCTCCAGCCTGCTCTTCTTCGGGCTGTTCCTCGCGATGCTCTACGTCGCCACGGAGCGCCCGGGGTGGCTGGTCGTCGGCGGCACCATCTTCTTCGGCGGCGCCGGCATCCTCTACTGGGTCTCCTCCACCACCGGCAGGCTCAGCCACGTCGCCGACCGGGTCGACATCTGGCTCGACCCGTTCCGCTACTACGGCGAGGGCACCAGCGACCAGGCCTTCCAGCCGGTCGAGGCGATGTTCGGGATGGCCTGGGGAGGCCTGCTCGGCCGCGGTTTCGGCAACGGCAGCCCCGAACGCGTGCCGTTCGCGGAGTCCGACTTCATCGTGGCCTCGATCGGCGAGGAGCTGGGGCTCACGGGCATCATCGCGGTGGTGCTGCTCTACGGCTTCATCGTCGAGCGCGCGCTCCGGGCTGCCCTGGTGTGCCGCGACGGCTTCGGCAAGCTGGTGTGCGTCGGCCTCGCCGGCGTCATCGCCCTGCAGGTGTTCGTGGTCATCGGAGGCGTGACGGGCCTGATCCCGCTCACCGGCCTGACCACCCCGTTCCTCTCCTACGGCGGCTCGAGCCTGGTCGCCAACTGGGTGATCGTCGCGCTGCTGCTGCGGATCAGCGACCAGGCCCGGCGTCCCGTCCCGCAGCTCGGTGGCGAGGACGACGACGACGAGGCGACCCAGGTGGTCAAGGCGGTGCGCCCGTGA